The Candidatus Poribacteria bacterium genome includes the window AATAGTTTTGCAAACTCCATATAAATTATCTTGAATTCTCTAAAAATTTCTCTATCCATGAAGGACCTCCCAACAAAAACCGTGAACCGCCTATAGCATCACGTTTACACTTTTCTGGCATCGCGATCTTCTTTATCCATAAGCCATCTCAGGATGTTTTCCAAGAACACGCAGTAGGCGTTCATCTGCGCCTTCCAAGACATAATCGGGCATACGATAGTTTAGGTAGGGCCAGAACCGCTGTGCAACAAAGCGTTGCCCGTAAACTTGGTGAAACAGGTAACGGATCCGATCGGACTGGTTCGGTGTCCCTCGATGCCATGTCTGTCCATTGAGCAGATAGAGGTCGCCTGCTTTCATAAGGAGTGAAACAGGTGGTTTGCCGTCGAAGGTTGGGTATTCTGGGTCATCGGGCTGTCGTCCAGAGTAATGACTACCGGGGACGAATTGGGACGGACCGTATTTAACCTCATCTTGGTCAGTTAGCGCGATTTGCACGGACATACGGAGCACTGGCATACGCAATCTCGGATCGTGCCGTTCCATCTCTGGTGTGATCGGAAATTCCACACCATCGTCGATGTGGAACCGATTGATCCCTAAATCTTTTCGGTTGAGAATACACCCTTGAGCGATACAGTGGCAATGCTCACCTAACACACTTTCAGCAATGCTGATGATCGGTTCACGCACGAGTAGGTCGCGGAACATGAGATCACACTCAAATAGGCGATGCACCACAATAGGGGCTTTTCCGTCTTGTCGAGAACCTTTAACGTTGCGCATCTCCATGAAGTAAGGTTCGGCAAAAATTTCGTCAACGCGCGCAACGATCCGTTCGCACTCTTCGCGTGAGAGTACATTTCGGACAATCGTCACGCCGTTTTGATAGAAGTCCTTCAAGATAGCGTTCAAAGTATCTGGAGGTAGCGGTTCGGCGGGAAGTGCTTGTTCTTTGGTATCCATGGTTCTGAATCCTAATGTGTCGGTTGGGTTGGATGGTTCCTACGTCCTATTGCTGTGACGACTGTCCTGCGTTCAAAAATCAATTTTTGGTTTCCCGCAAGTTTAAGCGGCTGGATTATCCAATCGGCGTGCGTGTTCGGGACAACCACCCGTCTTGCACCAGAATCAATTGCCGCTTGCAATCCAACAGTAGCATCTTCTGGGTCGAATCCCCACCATGCCGCGTTGGCAACTGTCCTTTTTCCAGAACGAACATCCGCAATCGCTTCGAGATTTTCCATTGGGTATGCTCCATAGAGAGGCTACACCAGAACAAAGGAAGCTGCCCGTCTGTCACAAACCGGACGTGCTGGCAGCTTGGTCGATTTCTTGATGTCCTGTTTACAGCGCAAAGGTCTTCTCATCATCAAGTTCCATCAGTGCGAACCATGTATTGATGTCCGTACGCTCTGGAGCAATTCGGCTGATCATCTTCGCCATGAGTGCCTTGTAGCGTTCATCCGTAGGACCCATCTGAGCCATCCGTTCGTTATAAGCTTCAATGTCTGCTTCGCTTTTGGGATGATTCGCCTTCAGCCACGTCTCGACCTCTGCATCGGTTGCCAACGTTTTTAGTGCTTCAGTGAATTCTGCCGCAGATATACCAAGGAAACCGAGCGTTGCCCGATCAAT containing:
- a CDS encoding phytanoyl-CoA dioxygenase family protein; this translates as MDTKEQALPAEPLPPDTLNAILKDFYQNGVTIVRNVLSREECERIVARVDEIFAEPYFMEMRNVKGSRQDGKAPIVVHRLFECDLMFRDLLVREPIISIAESVLGEHCHCIAQGCILNRKDLGINRFHIDDGVEFPITPEMERHDPRLRMPVLRMSVQIALTDQDEVKYGPSQFVPGSHYSGRQPDDPEYPTFDGKPPVSLLMKAGDLYLLNGQTWHRGTPNQSDRIRYLFHQVYGQRFVAQRFWPYLNYRMPDYVLEGADERLLRVLGKHPEMAYG